Part of the Candidatus Palauibacter australiensis genome is shown below.
CGCGGCCTTCGAGCACCAGGCGAGGGAACTCCTGGAGATGCACGACGAGTTCGTGCTCAACGTCCCGCTTGCGTCGATGGTCGAGGCGTTCGACACCGTCGACATGAACTCCGGGCGCGTCGCGGACAAGTTCGAACTTTCGGGGCTGACGCGCGGCGCGGCGACCGCCGTCGATGCGCCCACGGTGGAGGAGTCCCCCATCCATTGCGAGTGCCGGATCTTCGACTCCCTCGAGGTCCCGCCCGAGCGGAAGGTGTTCCTCGCGGAGGTCGTGGCAACCACCGCCATCGAGGGCGCCGTCGACGACGCCGGCCGCCTGATGGTGCCCGCCGTGGACTTCTTCGGGATGACCGCCGGGAGCGGCGAGCACTACACGATGGGCCGCCGGGTCGGCAACATCGGGATGACGGTCAGCCGAACCGACATCAAGTACTGACGGATCGACTCAGCGCCCCTCCCACTCTTCCCTGAGGAGTCCGTAGTACACGTCGTCGACCCGCTCCTCCCGCAAGGTCCGGTGGCCGCGCAACGTCCCCTCGCGGGTCATGCCCAGCTTTTCCATCACCCTGAGAGACGCCGTATTCCGCGCATCGGCATACGCGTACACCTTCGCGAGCCCGCGCTCGCGGAACGCCCAGTCGACGACAGCGCGGGCCGCTTCCGCCGTCAGGCCTCGGCCCCAGTGCTCCCTTGCCAGCGAGTAGCCCAGGGCTCCCGTCGCATAGTCGACGTCGATCTCGATCCCGATGCCCCCGACAACCCTCCCTTCCAGGACCATCGCCCACACCGGCCACAGGTCCCGTGACGTGCGGATCCGGTCCTCCACGAACTCCACCGCGTGCTCCCTGAGGTAGGGCATCGGCGCCGTCAGATACCGGCCCCACTCCGGATCGCGGGCGTACTCGAATATGTCGTCCACGTCCTCCGGACGGTGCGGCCGGAGCAGCAACCGCTCCGTCCTCATTTCGAACTCACGTGTCTCCATCGTGCGGTCCCAGGGTCCTGTCGTTCACGAAACGATGCATGGCTCAGACCCTTCAGTATCCGAGCAGTTCCGGCAGGAACAGGACGACGTCGGGCAGGAACGCGATGCTGATTGTGAGCGCCAGCATGAGCGCGAGGTAGGGCCAGAGCGGACGCGCGACCTCCGCCGGTTCCACTCCTCCCACGGAGCAGGCGACGAGCAGGCTCACACCCACGGGTGGCAGGAAGACGGAGATTCCCTGCGTGGCCACGATGACGGCCCCGTAATGCACGGGGTCGATCCCGAGTTGCGTCGCCAGGGGCAACAGGATCGGCGTCAGCAGGACGACCGCGGGCACACCCTCGAGGATGGCGCCCAGCGGAAGGAAGACGAGAATCGTGAGGAGCATGAAGCCGATCGGGCCGCCGCCCAGCCCCACCACGGTCGACGCGAGCGCCTGCGGCACCTGCAGGACGGCGAGGACCCAGCCGAGGAGGTGCGCGGCGCCGACCACGA
Proteins encoded:
- a CDS encoding flavin reductase, whose translation is MLPPVPAILLTVNGRPGDPDEISVLWTFVVSGDPPQIGVSAAFEHQARELLEMHDEFVLNVPLASMVEAFDTVDMNSGRVADKFELSGLTRGAATAVDAPTVEESPIHCECRIFDSLEVPPERKVFLAEVVATTAIEGAVDDAGRLMVPAVDFFGMTAGSGEHYTMGRRVGNIGMTVSRTDIKY
- a CDS encoding GNAT family protein, with the translated sequence METREFEMRTERLLLRPHRPEDVDDIFEYARDPEWGRYLTAPMPYLREHAVEFVEDRIRTSRDLWPVWAMVLEGRVVGGIGIEIDVDYATGALGYSLAREHWGRGLTAEAARAVVDWAFRERGLAKVYAYADARNTASLRVMEKLGMTREGTLRGHRTLREERVDDVYYGLLREEWEGR